One region of Acidobacteriota bacterium genomic DNA includes:
- a CDS encoding class D sortase, giving the protein MPAGHSAPLHSFSTSALRWIERGFLAVGLLLLSTAAAGMLNREWSQEHDARWLEAARREPAAPARRPRENDVVGRIEIDRIGLSVSVREGDGARVLRVAAGHPPATPLPGENGNVVVAGHRDSSFRTLKEIRPGDRVRFSTPWHVYEYVVAHTSIVAAERMSVLDPTPQNTLTLITCYPFGFIGPAPQRFIVRALEVDRSHDAEAEAGTARRPPMVTANRVARSARRGASR; this is encoded by the coding sequence ATGCCCGCTGGGCACTCGGCTCCTCTGCACTCTTTCTCCACGTCTGCGCTCCGGTGGATCGAGCGGGGGTTTCTGGCCGTCGGTCTGCTTCTGCTCTCCACCGCCGCCGCCGGGATGCTAAATCGCGAGTGGAGCCAGGAACACGATGCGCGCTGGCTCGAGGCCGCGCGTCGGGAACCCGCTGCGCCGGCACGGCGGCCGCGGGAGAACGACGTCGTCGGCCGAATCGAGATCGATCGCATCGGTCTGTCGGTGTCGGTGCGCGAGGGAGACGGGGCGCGGGTTCTCCGCGTGGCCGCCGGGCATCCTCCGGCGACTCCGCTTCCAGGTGAAAACGGGAACGTCGTCGTCGCGGGCCATCGCGACTCCTCTTTCAGAACCCTGAAGGAAATTCGTCCGGGAGACCGCGTGCGCTTTTCGACGCCGTGGCACGTCTACGAGTACGTCGTCGCGCACACCTCGATTGTCGCCGCCGAGCGGATGAGTGTCCTCGACCCGACCCCACAGAACACGCTCACGCTGATCACCTGCTACCCGTTCGGGTTCATCGGCCCGGCTCCGCAGCGGTTCATCGTCCGAGCGCTCGAGGTCGACCGCTCGCACGACGCGGAAGCGGAGGCCGGGACCGCGCGACGTCCACCGATGGTGACAGCGAATCGGGTCGCTCGCAGCGCGCGACGCGGGGCAAGTCGTTGA
- a CDS encoding FG-GAP repeat protein, with amino-acid sequence MNIHRSLTLVTAFLSVSTVAPAQQPVPLFVLQGAKAGDNLGYSVAGIGDLNGDGTPDLVVGVPAADSNGLTDAGTVEAFSGVDGSPIWSRDGFRASAFFGTVVVAIGDVDDDGVPDVVAAAPASLGPAGIDGYVQVLSGVDGSVVREIDPNAGEELFGLGLAVVGDVNGDLVDDFLVGAPGRGGSAPGVARLISGADGQVLRTLAATGTELAFGRAVAGVGDVDGDLVPDFLIGAPYSPSKKGTAFAGVAHLFSGATGAILRTFAGTRAAGFLGLAVAGPGDVDGDGVPDYFVGSFAATVDHHRSAGKIVAYSGASGVKRYALKGRATGDVLGSAIAGVGDVDGDGRDDVAVSSLGPASGGLVRVFSSAKRSILFAHTGNPNDLELQALSAIGDVSGDGRPDLVVGAWNATPGKGFESAGEVLVFALP; translated from the coding sequence GTGAACATCCACCGCAGTCTCACTCTCGTGACGGCGTTCCTGTCGGTTTCCACCGTCGCGCCCGCGCAGCAGCCCGTGCCTCTCTTCGTCCTGCAGGGGGCGAAAGCCGGCGACAACCTCGGGTACTCCGTCGCCGGGATCGGCGATTTGAACGGCGACGGCACCCCCGATCTCGTCGTGGGCGTGCCCGCGGCGGATTCCAACGGCCTCACCGACGCGGGAACCGTCGAGGCGTTCTCCGGGGTCGACGGGAGCCCCATCTGGAGCCGTGACGGCTTTCGCGCGAGCGCGTTCTTCGGGACGGTGGTCGTCGCCATCGGGGATGTCGATGACGACGGCGTGCCCGACGTCGTCGCCGCGGCGCCGGCGTCGCTGGGCCCGGCGGGAATCGACGGTTACGTCCAGGTGCTGTCCGGAGTCGACGGGAGCGTCGTCCGGGAGATCGATCCGAACGCGGGCGAGGAGCTCTTCGGACTCGGCCTCGCCGTGGTGGGGGACGTTAACGGCGACCTGGTGGACGACTTCCTCGTCGGCGCGCCCGGCCGCGGAGGCTCGGCCCCCGGGGTCGCGCGCCTGATCTCGGGAGCCGACGGCCAGGTCCTCCGCACTCTCGCCGCCACCGGCACCGAGCTCGCGTTCGGTCGCGCGGTGGCAGGGGTGGGAGACGTCGACGGCGATCTCGTCCCCGACTTCCTGATCGGCGCGCCGTACTCGCCGTCGAAGAAGGGGACGGCGTTCGCCGGCGTGGCGCATCTCTTCTCCGGGGCCACCGGGGCGATTCTGCGGACGTTCGCCGGAACGAGAGCCGCCGGCTTTCTCGGCCTCGCCGTCGCCGGCCCCGGTGACGTGGACGGGGACGGGGTGCCGGACTACTTCGTGGGATCTTTCGCGGCGACGGTGGACCACCATCGGAGCGCGGGGAAGATCGTCGCCTACTCCGGGGCGAGCGGGGTGAAGCGGTACGCGCTCAAGGGGCGCGCCACGGGCGACGTCCTGGGCTCGGCGATCGCGGGGGTCGGGGACGTGGATGGCGACGGGCGGGACGACGTCGCCGTCTCATCACTCGGCCCGGCGAGCGGGGGTCTCGTGCGCGTCTTCTCGTCGGCGAAGCGATCGATCCTGTTCGCGCACACGGGAAACCCCAACGATCTCGAGCTCCAGGCTCTCTCGGCGATCGGCGACGTGAGCGGCGACGGCCGCCCCGATCTCGTCGTCGGCGCGTGGAACGCCACCCCCGGCAAGGGGTTCGAGTCCGCCGGCGAGGTGCTCGTCTTCGCGCTTCCGTAG
- a CDS encoding TolC family protein: MRRGREISGWTLAVVVLFSGATVPVAGPARPLTLDAAIELALRSHPALAAGRAAEVEAQAAVRQAESQRWPRVVVDGGWRLTDNQVLVFSDKLTSASFTRSDFDVARLNDPASRGHGMAGVSVELPLDTSGRLRLDVDASRAAASAASADMRAERARIVEEVTASYFGLALAREALDVADSAVDDMRRHEARAGARVESGLALSSELLRARVDRLARERDRERGLADVRLAAARLRRDLSFSSDEEFEPVTPLSAPTDRLDDLDRYTGAALASRPDIDAARRQADAAFATARAARAEGVAEVVGQGRYERNTDAFDPGAGSYVAGIRVTWSAFDRGRGARAERADAASARAQAATRSLTDGVSVEVETCYRDVEVADRSVTLAREAVVAAEEARRIDSERYAAGLLPLTDLIDSEHALVAARLAAVQAIHDAVVGRARLLRAAGLLEPPAAGAAAAALAPTGTEAR, from the coding sequence ATGCGACGCGGACGGGAGATCTCGGGGTGGACGCTGGCCGTCGTGGTGCTCTTCAGCGGCGCGACCGTTCCCGTCGCCGGCCCGGCGCGCCCGCTGACGCTCGATGCCGCGATCGAGCTCGCTCTCCGGAGCCATCCCGCGCTGGCCGCCGGCCGCGCCGCCGAGGTCGAGGCGCAGGCGGCGGTGCGGCAGGCTGAATCGCAGCGCTGGCCGCGCGTCGTGGTCGATGGGGGCTGGCGCCTGACCGACAACCAGGTCCTCGTATTCTCCGACAAGCTCACGTCGGCGAGTTTCACCCGTTCGGACTTCGACGTCGCGCGGCTGAACGATCCGGCCTCCCGGGGTCATGGCATGGCCGGCGTGTCGGTGGAGCTCCCTCTCGACACTTCCGGCCGCCTGCGCCTCGACGTGGACGCGTCCCGGGCGGCGGCCTCCGCCGCCTCGGCGGACATGCGGGCCGAACGAGCCCGGATCGTCGAGGAGGTCACGGCGAGCTACTTCGGCCTCGCTCTCGCCCGCGAGGCTCTCGACGTCGCCGACTCGGCGGTCGACGACATGCGGCGTCACGAGGCTCGAGCCGGAGCCCGAGTCGAGTCGGGGCTCGCCCTCTCGTCCGAGCTGCTCCGGGCGCGGGTGGACCGCCTCGCGCGCGAGCGCGATCGCGAGCGGGGGCTGGCCGACGTCAGGCTGGCGGCCGCGCGCCTCCGAAGGGATCTGTCGTTCTCCTCCGACGAGGAGTTCGAGCCCGTCACCCCCCTCTCCGCCCCGACCGATCGGCTGGACGATCTCGATAGGTACACCGGGGCGGCTCTCGCGTCGCGCCCCGACATCGACGCCGCGCGGCGCCAGGCCGACGCGGCCTTCGCGACCGCGCGTGCCGCCCGCGCGGAAGGGGTGGCCGAGGTCGTCGGCCAGGGACGCTACGAGCGAAACACCGACGCCTTCGACCCCGGAGCAGGGTCCTACGTCGCCGGCATCCGGGTGACTTGGAGCGCGTTCGATCGCGGGCGGGGCGCGCGGGCCGAGCGAGCCGACGCGGCCTCGGCTCGAGCGCAGGCGGCGACGCGCTCCCTCACCGACGGAGTGAGCGTCGAGGTCGAGACCTGTTACCGCGACGTCGAGGTCGCGGACCGGTCAGTGACTTTGGCGCGCGAGGCCGTCGTCGCCGCGGAGGAAGCGCGCCGCATCGACTCCGAGAGGTACGCCGCCGGTTTGCTCCCGCTCACCGATCTCATCGACTCGGAGCACGCGCTGGTGGCGGCGCGGCTCGCGGCGGTTCAGGCGATTCACGACGCCGTCGTGGGCCGGGCGCGCCTGTTGCGGGCCGCCGGCCTGCTCGAGCCGCCGGCGGCGGGCGCCGCAGCCGCCGCGCTCGCACCGACAGGCACGGAGGCACGATGA
- a CDS encoding zf-HC2 domain-containing protein — MVEFLSDYVDGELAAELRRAIDEHGGQCPPCRAFVNTLKATVEAVRRLPREPLEPKTIRSLADALRQARKTS; from the coding sequence ATGGTCGAGTTCCTCTCGGACTACGTCGACGGCGAGCTGGCCGCCGAGCTGAGGCGGGCGATCGACGAGCACGGCGGCCAGTGCCCCCCCTGCCGCGCCTTCGTGAACACCCTGAAGGCCACCGTGGAGGCCGTCCGCCGCCTGCCTCGCGAGCCTCTCGAGCCGAAGACGATCCGTTCTCTCGCCGACGCCCTCCGGCAGGCTCGAAAAACAAGCTGA
- a CDS encoding lipid-binding SYLF domain-containing protein, with protein sequence MRALIRTCIALLVVSPVFALGPKDTKRLHDAETVLTDSVTAPDRGIPQGLLERAECIGVFPGVKKGAFIVGGKFGRGVFTCRTKDGTMGAPAFFSIGGGSFGWQFGGQEADLVLLIMNEDGVKHLLQDHFTIGGELSAAAGPVGRTTDAATDAQLHAEMLSWSRSRGLFLGASLEGAVLNQTKKANESLYGKPVTAKEVLVDQSVGVTAPAKSFVAVATKDSRRSS encoded by the coding sequence ATGCGCGCACTCATTAGAACGTGCATCGCGTTGCTCGTCGTGAGCCCCGTGTTCGCCCTCGGCCCGAAGGACACCAAGCGGCTCCACGACGCGGAGACGGTTCTCACGGACTCCGTGACCGCGCCTGACAGGGGGATCCCGCAGGGTCTCCTGGAGCGGGCCGAGTGCATCGGCGTCTTCCCGGGAGTAAAGAAGGGCGCCTTCATCGTCGGCGGGAAGTTCGGGAGGGGTGTCTTCACCTGCCGTACGAAGGACGGCACGATGGGGGCCCCCGCGTTCTTCTCGATTGGGGGGGGGAGCTTCGGCTGGCAGTTCGGAGGCCAGGAGGCCGACCTCGTGCTCCTGATCATGAACGAGGACGGCGTGAAGCATCTCCTCCAGGATCACTTCACGATCGGCGGCGAGCTCTCCGCGGCAGCCGGCCCCGTCGGCCGAACGACGGACGCCGCGACGGACGCCCAGCTCCACGCGGAGATGCTCTCGTGGTCGCGCTCGCGCGGCCTCTTCCTCGGGGCGTCGCTCGAGGGGGCGGTTCTCAATCAGACGAAGAAAGCCAACGAGAGCCTTTACGGGAAGCCGGTGACCGCGAAGGAGGTGCTCGTCGATCAGAGCGTCGGCGTTACCGCGCCGGCGAAATCATTCGTGGCCGTGGCGACGAAGGACTCCCGTCGATCGTCCTGA
- a CDS encoding AraC family transcriptional regulator yields MNYREVKPTPALAAHLECFWFAGDGVAPPPGRPPERILPDGCVEWLFHLGDPFRRVTDSGSAELQPQSFVVGELTRHLVVTPSGRVRTMGARFKPGGAYRFVPIPLGLLTDRVAPTADVWGADGSRIEDAVMSARSDGDRIRRVEAFLTAQGDRRAARPRLDAAVASILRSQGCARVSDLAHLVGSSPRQLEREFRSGVGLTPKGLARTIRFQNLMRLVGEPRLREWASLALDAGYADQSHMVREFREFAGQTPTDHGAAPPGDLARHFVSPQRLAALLGMS; encoded by the coding sequence ATGAACTACAGGGAAGTGAAGCCCACGCCCGCGCTGGCCGCGCACCTCGAGTGCTTCTGGTTCGCCGGCGACGGTGTCGCGCCGCCCCCCGGGCGGCCGCCTGAGAGGATCCTCCCCGACGGCTGCGTCGAATGGCTATTCCACCTCGGCGATCCGTTCCGGCGCGTCACCGACTCGGGATCCGCTGAGCTCCAGCCGCAGAGTTTCGTCGTCGGCGAGCTGACCCGCCATCTCGTCGTGACTCCCTCCGGCCGGGTGCGGACGATGGGGGCGCGCTTCAAGCCGGGAGGCGCCTACCGCTTCGTGCCGATCCCCCTCGGCCTTCTCACCGATCGCGTGGCGCCGACCGCCGACGTGTGGGGAGCCGACGGGAGCCGGATCGAGGACGCCGTAATGAGCGCCCGGAGCGACGGGGATCGCATCCGTCGCGTCGAGGCCTTCCTGACGGCGCAAGGGGATCGGCGCGCGGCGCGTCCGCGCCTCGACGCGGCGGTCGCTTCGATCCTGCGCAGCCAGGGGTGCGCCCGCGTCTCGGATCTCGCGCACCTCGTCGGCTCGAGCCCGCGGCAGCTCGAGCGCGAGTTCCGCTCGGGCGTCGGGCTCACCCCCAAGGGGCTGGCGAGGACGATTCGCTTCCAGAACCTGATGCGCCTCGTCGGGGAACCGAGGCTGCGCGAGTGGGCGAGCCTCGCCCTCGACGCCGGGTACGCCGACCAGTCCCACATGGTCCGCGAGTTCCGCGAGTTCGCCGGACAGACGCCGACGGATCACGGGGCCGCGCCTCCGGGGGATCTCGCCCGTCATTTCGTCTCGCCGCAGCGTCTCGCCGCGCTTCTCGGGATGAGTTAG
- a CDS encoding PQQ-like beta-propeller repeat protein yields MKRLARLVLFALAVAPASAQSTFHGNAARTGVFSGSGPTRTPSVRWKFKAGGAIASSPTVAAGVVYIGALDGHLYAVDQETGKEKWNFKSRMPITSSATVTEDTLYLVSTAGSLVAIDLSNGQPKWVLPAEFERKFEAKNLHGLPSAAQTIPDAWDVFISSPAVVDGKVYFGSGDGNVYAADAKTGLLQWKFPTKDVVHTSPAVVDGTVYVGSWDGMLYAIDATSGQQKWAFKSGEDNVIHNQVGFQGSPAVVDGTVYVGCRDAHVYAIDAATGRKKWDYPTSKSWVVATPAVRDGVLYAGTSDSSRFLALDAKTGRLLNNFDAKAYMFSSPALAGDIAYVGDHNGRLYAIDVKKWKLAWEFQTDGSRADPLKILNADGGINRDAITPVFGDFEDMYLDAYRFMTVGAVMSSPAIDRGVVYFGSLDGNLYALQ; encoded by the coding sequence ATGAAGCGACTCGCACGGCTCGTCCTCTTCGCCCTCGCGGTGGCGCCCGCCTCCGCTCAGAGCACCTTTCACGGCAACGCCGCGCGCACGGGAGTCTTCTCGGGGTCGGGGCCGACCCGGACCCCGAGCGTGAGGTGGAAGTTCAAGGCGGGCGGCGCGATCGCCTCCTCTCCCACCGTCGCCGCCGGCGTCGTGTACATCGGCGCGCTCGACGGGCACCTCTATGCCGTCGATCAGGAGACCGGCAAGGAGAAGTGGAACTTCAAGTCGAGGATGCCCATCACGTCGTCGGCGACGGTGACCGAGGACACCCTCTACCTCGTCTCGACCGCCGGATCTCTCGTCGCGATCGATCTCTCGAACGGCCAGCCGAAGTGGGTCCTGCCGGCCGAGTTCGAGCGGAAGTTCGAGGCGAAGAACCTCCACGGACTCCCCTCCGCGGCGCAGACGATCCCGGACGCGTGGGACGTCTTCATCTCGTCCCCCGCCGTCGTCGACGGGAAGGTGTACTTCGGGAGCGGCGACGGGAACGTCTACGCCGCCGACGCGAAGACCGGGCTCCTCCAGTGGAAGTTCCCGACGAAGGACGTCGTCCACACCTCCCCCGCGGTGGTGGACGGGACGGTCTACGTCGGAAGCTGGGACGGAATGCTCTACGCGATCGACGCGACGAGCGGGCAGCAGAAGTGGGCCTTCAAGTCCGGCGAGGACAACGTCATCCACAACCAGGTCGGCTTCCAGGGATCGCCGGCGGTGGTGGACGGGACGGTCTACGTCGGGTGCCGCGACGCGCACGTCTACGCGATCGACGCCGCGACGGGGCGGAAGAAGTGGGACTACCCGACGAGCAAGTCGTGGGTCGTCGCCACTCCTGCCGTCCGCGACGGCGTCCTGTACGCCGGCACCTCCGACAGCTCCCGGTTCCTGGCGCTCGACGCGAAGACGGGGCGCCTCCTGAACAACTTCGACGCGAAGGCCTACATGTTCTCCTCTCCCGCGCTCGCCGGCGACATCGCCTACGTCGGCGATCACAACGGAAGGCTCTACGCGATCGACGTGAAGAAATGGAAGCTCGCCTGGGAGTTCCAGACCGACGGCTCGAGGGCCGATCCGCTGAAGATCCTGAACGCCGACGGCGGCATCAACCGCGACGCGATCACTCCGGTCTTCGGCGACTTCGAGGACATGTACCTCGACGCCTACCGGTTCATGACGGTCGGAGCGGTCATGTCGTCCCCGGCCATCGACCGCGGCGTCGTCTACTTCGGCAGCCTGGACGGGAACCTCTACGCGCTGCAGTAG
- a CDS encoding RNA polymerase sigma factor, which yields MRTPDAEEDGRLALALQRNDPEAFEPFVARFGPRLLSFGRRMCGHRADAEEVVQETLLKAYQSIQDLRDPFALRSWVYRVAANTCLKMRRDASAPRELEVSLEALLPEREPGGEPPQIADWSDLPLDRLLQGELEKKLEEAILGLPSEFRAVLLLRDHEGLMTREVSEVLGITEALAKVRLHRARLALRKALDGYLTTTRGAGR from the coding sequence ATGCGCACTCCCGACGCGGAGGAGGATGGCCGGCTCGCCCTCGCGCTGCAGAGGAACGACCCGGAGGCGTTCGAGCCCTTCGTGGCGCGCTTCGGGCCGCGCCTCCTGAGCTTCGGTCGTCGGATGTGCGGCCACCGGGCCGACGCGGAGGAAGTCGTGCAGGAGACTCTGCTCAAGGCGTACCAGTCGATTCAGGATCTCCGCGATCCCTTCGCCCTGAGGTCGTGGGTCTACCGGGTCGCCGCCAACACGTGCCTCAAGATGAGGCGCGACGCCTCGGCCCCCCGCGAGCTCGAAGTCTCCCTCGAGGCCCTCCTCCCGGAAAGGGAGCCGGGAGGCGAGCCGCCGCAGATCGCGGACTGGTCGGATCTTCCGCTGGACCGGCTGCTCCAGGGAGAGCTCGAGAAGAAGCTCGAGGAGGCGATCCTCGGCCTGCCGAGCGAGTTCAGGGCCGTGCTCTTGCTCCGGGACCACGAGGGCCTCATGACCCGCGAGGTCTCGGAGGTCCTCGGCATCACGGAGGCGCTGGCCAAGGTGCGGCTGCACCGCGCCCGACTCGCCCTGCGCAAGGCCCTCGACGGCTATCTCACGACGACGCGCGGGGCGGGCCGATGA
- a CDS encoding MbtH family protein, which produces MFSDDPDDKTIYRVVVNHEEQYSIWPADRDIPAGWREAGKSGTKAECLAHVKEVWTDMRPLSLRKQMDAKS; this is translated from the coding sequence ATGTTCAGCGACGATCCGGATGACAAGACGATCTACCGCGTCGTGGTCAACCACGAGGAGCAGTACTCGATCTGGCCGGCGGACCGGGACATCCCGGCCGGCTGGCGCGAGGCCGGAAAGAGCGGCACGAAGGCCGAGTGCCTCGCGCACGTGAAGGAGGTCTGGACCGACATGCGGCCGCTGAGCCTCCGCAAGCAGATGGACGCGAAGAGCTGA
- a CDS encoding DUF2892 domain-containing protein: MGFHEALRLLAGSFVLLSVALGYFVHPGWFLFTAFVGANLVQSAFTGTCPAMWAFRKLGLREGPAPCESGDPGAG, translated from the coding sequence ATGGGATTCCACGAAGCATTGCGGCTGCTCGCGGGCAGCTTCGTCCTTCTGAGCGTCGCCCTCGGCTATTTCGTCCATCCGGGATGGTTCCTGTTCACCGCGTTCGTCGGCGCGAACCTCGTCCAGTCGGCGTTCACGGGGACGTGCCCGGCGATGTGGGCCTTCCGGAAGCTGGGACTCCGGGAGGGCCCCGCCCCGTGCGAATCGGGCGACCCCGGCGCCGGTTGA
- a CDS encoding MFS transporter gives MRAFAFVWVGLIVSLVGSGLTAFSLGVWIFLRSDSTTQYALVIFCAAVPPLVVLPLAGPLIDRWNRKRLLIACDLAGAAATAAVGFLAWTESLSLMHACVIVAFTSSVAAFQFPAYSAVVTQIVPREQLGRASGLTNLAQAASQIAAPVVAGALVDWIGLAGITALDFASFLFSALMLSFAAIPGRAGDGPAPTSYWRDLPFGWKYIFSRSGLAALLLLFAVVNFFAELASVLFTPLVLGIASPAALGTLLSLGGVGMIAGSAIMSVWGGPRRPALGAALFAGGSGVAVAAAGMTSSTLWLGAAAFVFFFTLPLQSGSSQVIWQRAVPADLQGRVFSARVTLAMSAMPLASLVAGPLADRVFEPLMARGGALVPVFGAVVGAGPKRGIAVILVLSGALSIATAMAGGIFQPLRRLDDEAAIARAPIPAEVSG, from the coding sequence ATGCGCGCCTTCGCCTTCGTGTGGGTCGGGCTGATCGTCTCGCTCGTCGGTTCGGGGCTCACCGCCTTCTCCCTGGGGGTATGGATCTTCCTCCGGAGCGACTCGACGACGCAGTACGCCCTCGTCATCTTCTGCGCGGCGGTCCCTCCCCTCGTCGTCCTGCCGCTCGCCGGCCCGCTCATCGATCGCTGGAACCGGAAGCGGCTCCTGATCGCCTGCGATCTGGCCGGGGCCGCAGCGACCGCCGCCGTGGGTTTCCTCGCGTGGACCGAATCGCTGTCGCTGATGCACGCCTGCGTCATCGTCGCCTTCACGTCGAGCGTCGCCGCCTTCCAGTTCCCCGCCTATTCCGCGGTGGTGACGCAGATCGTTCCGCGCGAGCAGCTGGGGCGCGCAAGCGGGTTGACGAACCTCGCGCAGGCCGCGTCCCAAATCGCCGCCCCGGTCGTCGCGGGGGCGCTCGTCGACTGGATCGGCCTCGCCGGGATCACGGCGCTCGATTTCGCGAGCTTCCTCTTCTCGGCGCTGATGCTCTCCTTCGCGGCGATCCCGGGGCGCGCCGGGGACGGACCGGCGCCCACGAGCTACTGGCGCGATCTCCCGTTCGGATGGAAGTACATCTTCTCGCGAAGCGGGCTGGCGGCGCTCCTCCTCTTGTTCGCCGTGGTGAACTTCTTCGCCGAGCTGGCCTCGGTGCTCTTCACGCCGCTGGTGCTCGGCATCGCCTCACCCGCGGCCCTCGGTACCCTCCTCTCGCTCGGCGGGGTGGGGATGATCGCGGGGAGCGCGATCATGAGCGTGTGGGGAGGTCCCCGACGGCCGGCCCTCGGCGCGGCCCTCTTTGCCGGCGGCTCGGGCGTGGCCGTCGCGGCCGCCGGAATGACCTCGTCCACCCTCTGGCTCGGGGCGGCGGCCTTCGTCTTCTTCTTCACGCTGCCACTGCAATCGGGATCGAGCCAGGTGATCTGGCAGAGAGCGGTCCCTGCCGATCTCCAGGGGCGCGTCTTCTCCGCGCGCGTCACCCTGGCGATGTCGGCGATGCCCCTTGCCTCGCTCGTCGCGGGGCCGCTCGCCGATCGGGTCTTCGAGCCGCTGATGGCGCGCGGCGGCGCGCTCGTGCCCGTGTTCGGCGCCGTCGTGGGCGCCGGGCCGAAGCGGGGGATCGCGGTGATCTTGGTCCTCTCGGGGGCGCTCAGCATCGCGACCGCGATGGCGGGCGGGATCTTCCAGCCCCTCCGGCGGCTCGACGACGAGGCGGCGATCGCGCGGGCGCCGATCCCCGCGGAAGTGTCAGGATGA
- the larA gene encoding nickel-dependent lactate racemase — MGDAVRRGAATISLGFGRGRVDFAFDPARFDILDAGGPEERALDDAALAARLDDPIGSPPLAEIVRPGHRVCVVVPDATRASGSNRVAPLLLARLNALSVPDSRVEFLVGGGTHRAPTAGEIARIVGDDVARRVAIHAHDAFDAAAHVALGTTERGTPVEINRRLVDADHVVLVGAIGFHYFAGFSGGRKGLLPGCGSDPAIQRNHLLGFDRATLRKADGVESGRLDGNPVSEDMEACAALFGPSYLVNTVVDGAGRVTRAYTGHWRAAHRAGCGEYRAAHSIGAPERRDVVVVSCGGAPRDLNVIQSHKALEHARVVLNDGGDLVLLAECSEGLGRDDFLEWFVPGGSESTARKLVDNYRINGQTAWGIRWKSERYRVRLVSGLDPETVRRMGMIPCETLDEAMAAIPGGRGYIVPRGIATLPVLDEARVG, encoded by the coding sequence GTGGGTGACGCCGTGAGACGGGGGGCCGCGACGATCTCGCTCGGATTCGGCCGAGGGCGCGTGGACTTCGCCTTCGACCCCGCGCGCTTCGACATCCTCGACGCCGGCGGCCCGGAGGAGCGGGCGCTCGACGACGCCGCGCTCGCGGCGCGTCTCGACGATCCGATCGGATCGCCACCCCTCGCGGAGATCGTGCGGCCGGGTCACCGCGTGTGCGTCGTCGTCCCGGACGCGACGCGGGCCAGCGGCTCGAACCGCGTGGCCCCCCTCCTCCTCGCCCGGCTCAACGCCCTCTCGGTCCCGGACTCGCGCGTCGAGTTTCTCGTCGGCGGCGGCACGCACCGGGCGCCGACGGCCGGGGAGATCGCGCGGATCGTCGGCGACGACGTCGCGCGCCGCGTCGCGATCCACGCCCACGACGCCTTCGACGCCGCCGCCCACGTGGCACTCGGCACGACGGAGCGGGGGACGCCCGTCGAGATCAACCGGCGGCTCGTCGACGCCGACCATGTCGTCCTCGTCGGCGCCATCGGATTCCACTACTTCGCGGGATTCAGCGGCGGGCGGAAGGGGCTCCTGCCGGGGTGCGGATCGGACCCGGCGATCCAGAGGAACCACCTCCTCGGGTTCGATCGGGCGACACTCCGCAAGGCGGACGGCGTCGAGTCGGGGCGGCTGGACGGCAACCCCGTCAGCGAGGACATGGAGGCGTGCGCGGCGCTCTTCGGGCCGTCCTACCTCGTCAATACGGTCGTCGACGGGGCGGGCCGCGTCACCAGAGCGTACACGGGACACTGGCGCGCCGCCCACCGGGCGGGGTGCGGCGAGTACCGCGCGGCGCACTCGATCGGGGCGCCGGAGCGGCGGGACGTCGTCGTCGTGAGCTGCGGCGGAGCGCCCCGCGACCTGAACGTCATCCAGTCGCACAAGGCGCTCGAGCACGCCCGCGTCGTGCTGAACGACGGCGGGGATCTCGTCCTCCTCGCCGAATGCTCCGAAGGGCTGGGGCGGGACGACTTCCTCGAATGGTTCGTCCCCGGCGGCTCCGAGTCCACGGCGCGGAAGCTCGTGGACAACTACCGGATCAACGGGCAGACGGCCTGGGGGATCCGTTGGAAGTCCGAGCGCTACCGCGTGCGCCTCGTCTCGGGTCTCGATCCGGAGACCGTGCGGAGGATGGGGATGATTCCGTGCGAGACGCTCGACGAGGCGATGGCGGCGATCCCCGGCGGGCGGGGGTACATCGTCCCTCGGGGAATCGCGACGCTGCCGGTCCTCGACGAAGCGAGGGTGGGCTGA